ATCCGTCTGGGTTCTGCATGGTATGATGTCGAAACCCAGATCACCGCGATCACGGAAAAGGGGCTCGATCCGCGCAATATGATCCTGTGCACCGACGACAGCCATTCGGGCACATTGGTCAACGACGGGCATATGAACCGGGTCGTGCGACACGCCATCGATTGCGGCTGTGATCCGGTTGTTGCCTTGCAAATGGCCACGATCAACACCGCCACGCATTTCGGGTTGGAACGCGATATCGGGTCTTTGACCCCCGGCCGCCGTGCGGATGTTGTGCTGACTTCAGACCTCAAAACCCTCCCCATAGAGACTGTTATTGCCCGCGGACAGATCGTAGCCGAGGCAGGCGAATGCCTGGTGGACTGTCCACATTACGATTGGCCCGAAGCGGCCCGGAAAACCGTGAACATGGCCAGGGATCTGACCCGTGCAGATTTCCGTATTGATGCGCCCAAAGGGGCAAACGCCGTAACCGCAAATGTCATCGGAGTGGTGGAAAACCAAGCACCCACACGGGCCTTGAAATTCGAACTGCCGGTAACCGATGGACAGGTCCAAAGCACCGGAGAGGTTTGCCAGATCGCGTTGGTCGAACGCCACCGCGCAACAGGCGGGGTGGTCAACGCCTTTGTGTCCGGCTTTGGCTATGACGGCAACATGGCGATGGCCTCGACCGTGGCGCATGACAGCCACCATATGATTGTTGTCGGCACGGACCCTGAACAGATGGCGTTGGCGGCAAACCGGCTGCGCGAGGTCGGCGGCGGCATTACCATTTTCCGTGATGGAGCAGAACTTGCGTTGGTTGAGCTGCCGATCGCAGGTCTTATGTCTGACAGCCCCGCAACCGAAGTCGCCGCCAAGGCCGAGCAGATGATGCAGGCCATGCGCGACTGTGGCTGTACCCTGAACAACGCCTATATGCAGCATTCCCTGCTTGCGTTGGTTGTCATCCCCGAGTTGCGGATCTCTGACCTTGGGTTGGTCGATGTCCGGTCCTTTGAATTTATCCCCGTGTTAGAGCCTCATTCATGACCAAAATCCTGACCCCGAATGCCCGTCCTTCGGAAGAATTCACCGATGCCACTGCCGCCGTTGACCGGTTGACGGAGCTGTATATGGAAGCAACCGGTTTCCTGCGCGATCAGTTCAACGCAGCGATGCAGGACACGCCGCAAGAGGTTCGGATCCGTGCCTTTTATCCAGAGGTCCGGTTTCGCACCTCAAGCTATGCCCGTGTTGATACGCGGCTGGCATTTGGGCATGTCTCGTCGCCAGGCACATTTGCGGCCACCATCACCCGGCCAGACCTGTTTCGCAATTACCTGATCCAACAGATCGGCCTACTGCTTGAGAACCACGGGCAGCCGGTGATCATTGGTCCATCTGACACGCCGATCCCCGTGCATTTTGCCGTGACCGGCGAAAGCGCCATGGAGATCCCGCAGGACGGGGCGGCCGAATTCACCTTGCGCGATGTCTTTGATGTGCCGGACCTGAGCACCACAAACGATGACATCGTGAATGGCACCTATGTACCGCAAGACGACGTGCGCCCACTTGCCCCCTTCACGGCACAGCGGGTGGATTATTCCCTGGCCCGTCTGGCGCATTATACAGCGACGGACCCGGAACATTTCCAGTGTCACGTCCTGTTCACCAACTACCAATTCTACGTCACAGAGTTCGAAGAATATGCGCGGGCGCAATTGAACGATCCTGACAGCGGCTACACCTCTTTTGTCTCGACCGGAAATGTCGAAATCACCGCGGGCGACACGCCATTGGGCGAGACACAAAAAACCCCGCAAATGCCCACCTACCACCTCAAGCGGAAAGACGGCTCGGGGATTACACTGGTTAACATCGGTGTCGGCCCATCCAACGCCAAGACGGCCACAGACCATATCGCCGTGTTGCGCCCCCATGCATGGTTGATGGTTGGTCACTGTGCGGGTCTGCGTAACAGTCAGGCCTTGGGTGATTTTGTATTGGCCCATGCTTATCTGCGCGAAGATCACGTGCTGGATGACGATTTGCCAGTCTGGACCCCGATCCCGGCGTTGGCCGAAATCCAGATCGCGCTGGAACGCGCCGTGGCGCAAGTGACCCAGCTCGAAGGGTATGAACTCAAGCGTGTGATGCGTACAGGCACCGTCGCGACCATCGACAACCGCAATTGGGAATTGCGCGATCAATCCGGCCCAGTGCAACGGCTCAGCCAATCGCGGTCCATCGCCCTCGATATGGAAAGCGCGACCATCGCCGCCAACGGCTACCGTTTCCGGGTGCCTTACGGGACATTGCTATGTGTGTCCGACAAGCCGCTGCACGGTGAGTTGAAACTGCCCGGCATGGCGTCGGATTTCTATAAAACACAGGTCGCACGGCATTTGATGATCGGAATTCGGGCAATGGAATTGCTGCGTTCGACCCCGCTTGAGCGCATTCACAGCCGGAAATTGCGCTCGTTTGACGAAACCGCCTTCCTTTAAAGGCCAAAAACAGCAGAAAATCGCATGTTTTGCGGTTTTTCGCGCCACTATTCGTTGTGTTATCCTACAACATACCGTTACATTCCGCTCACAGGGCCCTAAATTCGGGCGGTCTAAGGAGATAAAAAGATGGCAACCAAACCTATGACAAAGACTCAGCTCGTCGCCGCATTGGCAGATGAAATGGGCACAGACAAAAAATCTGCAGGCGCAGCGCTGGACGCGGTTTGCAACCTGATCACACGCGAAGTGTCCGGTGGCGGCGCAGTGACCCTGCCCGGTGTTGGCAAGATCTACTGCCGCGAGCGCCCAGAGCGCATGGTCCGCAACCCTGCGACCGGTGAACAGTTCAAGAAAGAAGCGGACAAGGTTGTGAAAATGACCATCGCCAAAGCGCTGAAAGACAGCGTCAACGGCTAAACCCCGCAAGCTTGAGTTTCAAAGGGTCGCCATTTGGCGGCCCTTTTTGTTTGTTTTAAGGGGCGATCACTTCAGTTGGTCAATGCCATTGATGATGTGCCCGACCAAACCATAGTCCTGCGCCTCGCTGGCCCTGAGCCAGAAATCGCGGGCGGTATCAGCGGCGATTTTTTCAGGGGTCTGGCCTGTCGCCTCGGCAAACAGCTGATCAAATCGTTCACGCATGATGCGGATCTGCTCGGCCTGGATCATCATATCTGTCGCCTGCCCGCCAATCCCGCCGGAAGGTTGGTGCAACAGGAAACGGGTGTTGGGCAGACAATAGCGGTTTTCCTTTTCTGCTCCCACAAAGATCAGCGCGCCGGCACTGGCCACCCAGCCAGATCCAATTGTTCGCACCTTCGGCCGAATGAACTTGATCACGTCATGAACCATATCGCCCGATTCCACATGGCCACCGGGCGAGGAAATATAGACGTTGATCGGATCGTCGCTTTCTTCTGCCAGGGCCAGCAGATGCGTGACCGTACGCTGTGCCAGCTTGTCGTTGATTTCACCCGTGATCACCACATTGCGGCTTTTGAAGAACAAAGCACTGATGCGGTCGCCATCGGCCTTTTCCGATTGGGTGTCGTCCAACAAATTGATCTGCATGAATGCCTCCTCCTTGCTATTCACAAGCAACGCTATCGTTGCACGCGGGGGTTGTCCATCGACCCCACCGGCGCCAATCCGCCCCTTGCCCTTGGCTGCAATCTGGGAAACTGTCGCGCTGAAAGACCAAAGGGGCTGAGATGGATATTCGTGCAATTCTGATGGGTCTCATCTTTGCAATGATGTGGTCGTCGGCCTTTACATCTGCGCGGATCATTGTTGCGGATGCCTCGCCCCTGTTTGCGCTTTCGCTCCGCTATTTGGTGTCTGGCCTCATCGGAGTCGGGATTGCGCTGGCATTAGGACAAAGCTGGCGGCTGACCCGGGCACAATGGCGGGCGACCGCGATCTTTGGCGTCCTGCAAAATGCGATGTACCTTGGGTTGAACTTTGTCGCGATGCAAAACATCGAGGCGTCGCTGGCCGCGATCATCGCCTCTACCATGCCTTTGATCGTCGGATTTGCCGCCTGGGTTCTCTATGGTGAACGGCTTAAGCCGCTGGGTGTGGCAGGTTTGGTGGCAGGTGTTGTTGGTGTGGCCATCATCATGGGTGCCCGACTCAGCGGCGGTGTTGACTTGACGGGTGTTGCCCTCTGCGTGATCGGTGTGCTCGCGCTTTCCGCTGCAACGCTGTTGGTGCGCGGTGCCACATCCGGCGGCAATTTCCTGATGATTGTGGGACTGCAAATGTTGGTGGGCTGTGTTGCCTTGTCTGTCGCCACACTGCTGTTCGAAACGCCACGGATCAACCCAAGCTGGCCACTGGTCATTGCCTTTACCTACACCTGCCTCGTGCCGGGTTTGGCTGCAACGGTGGTTTGGTTCTGGCTGGTCAACCGGATTGGCGCCACACGTGCAGCCACCTTCCACTTTCTCAACCCGTTTTTCGGTGTTCTGGTCGCCGCAGTCCTGCTCAATGAATCGCTCGGCTGGCGCGAAGCCTTGGGTGTTTTGATCATCACAATTGGAATTCTGGCGGTTCAAATCTCGAGGCAAAGTCGCCAATAAGACGTAAAGCTATCGTTTTTTGCCGCAGACCGCGCTCGGCCCGGTTGCAAAACGTGCAAAAGCTAGCGCCATGAACAGCGCCCGCCTCATAGATCAGACCACCGCTCCACGGTCTTATGCCTTCGTGCTTCTGCCGGGGTTCTCGACGTTGGGCTTTTCTTGCGCACTGGACACGTTGGCCCTGGCCAACCACCACCCTTCTGGCCAGAAGTTTTATAAATGGCGGCTGATCTCGGAAACCGGAACGCCGGTTCGCGCTTACAATGGTGTGAGCATCGAAGTGGACAGCGGCCTGACGGAACTGGATCGAAACGAAACTTTGATCGTCTGTGCCGGTGAAAATGCTGGCCGTGGCAGCACCAAACCATTGCTCAACTGGCTCCGCCGTGAGACTCGCAAGGGCATGGACTACGGTGCATTGTCATCCGGCACCTATACGCTGGCATTGGCCGGTTTGATCGGTGGAAAGCGGGTCACGACCCACTGGGAATACAAGACAGCACTGGCCGAAATGTTGCCTGACGTGATCATGGAAGACACGCTTTATTCCGTCGACGGCCGGGTCTTTACCTCAGCTGGCAACGTGGCCTCGATGGATCTGATGCTGCACCGCGTCAACAAGGACTACGGCAACGACATCGCAACATGGGTGGCCGATCAGATGGTCTATACCGTGCCGCGGCTCCACAGCCAGAAACAGCGCATGTCGCTGCAGTCACGGCCCGAAGTGCGCAATGCCAAGCTGTTGCTGGCGCTGCAGATCATGGAAAACAACCTCGAAGACCCGCTGCGTCCTGATGAGATTGCAGGCGTCGTCAGCCTCAGCACCCGGCAGCTGGAGCGTTTGTTCGCAAAGTACCTCAGCACCTCTCCAAAACGGTATTATTTGCACCTGCGTCTCGAAAAGGCGCGGAACCTGCTGCGCCAAACAGACTTGTCAGTGACAGATGTCTGCGTCGCCTGCGGTTTCAAATCGCTGTCGCATTTTTCAAAGAGCTATCGCTCGGCCTATGGCATTCCCCCGGGCATGGAGGCCTCTGACGGTAAAGTGTTGTGGTCAGATTCGGTGCATCGCTGATCCTGCGTCGCCCAAAAGCCCTTTCGTTTTAGATAAGCCTTCGCCCCGCAGCTGCCAGTGGCCATCACATATCAGTGCTCAAGCGCTACAAACCCTTTGAATTTCCTGCCGTCGCCCCATCTAATGTGCCAACAGCATCGACAGGAGGATCTCCATGCCCCGCTACGAAAAAAACCCGGACGCCATCGCGGCCCTTTCGCCCGAAGAGTTTCACGTGACACAAGAAAGCGGCACCGAACGCCCCGGCACGGGCAAGCTGCTCAACAACAAAGAGCCAGGCATCTATGTCGATATCGTATCGGGTGAGCCGCTGTTTGCCTCGTCCGACAAATACGAATCCGGCTGCGGCTGGCCCAGTTTCACCAAACCCATCGAACCGGCCCATGTGGCAGAATTGCGCGATGCCAGCCTTGGCATGATCCGCACCGAGGTGCGCAGCACCCACGGTGACAGCCACCTTGGCCATGTGTTTCCCGACGGTCCTCCCGACCGCGGCGGGCTGCGCTATTGCATCAATTCCGCTTCCTTGCGGTTTGTACACCGCGATGACATGCAGGCCGAGGGGTATGGCGACTACCTGAACCAAGTGGAGGACATCACATGAGCAACGAACGCGCAGTACTGGCAGGCGGCTGTTTCTGGGGCATGCAGGATTTGATCCGCAAACGTCCCGGCGTGGTCTCCACACGTGTCGGTTACACGGGCGGCGACGTACCCAACGCCACCTACCGCAACCACGGCACCCATGCCGAAGGGATCGAGATTATCTTTGATCCTGCCAAGACGTCATATCGCGAGTTGCTGGAGTTTTTCTTTCAAATACATGACCCCACAACAGTCAACCGGCAAGGCAACGACATCGGCATGAGCTACCGATCAGCGATCTACTTTACCGACGAACAGCAAAAAGAGACCGCGTTAGACACGATTGCGGATGTCGAAGCCTCCGGTCTCTGGCCTGGAAAGGTCGTCACCGAAGTCGAGCCTGTGAGCGATTTCTGGGAAGC
This window of the Sulfitobacter mediterraneus genome carries:
- the ade gene encoding adenine deaminase, with product MTQEIFPSWPDVAPQLVNVAAGRSPADTIITGGQWVNVHTREILPDHDIAIVAGRIAFVGPDASHCRGPSTQIIDAKGRYMIPGLCDAHMHIESGMLTPAEFARAVIPHGTTSMFTDPHEIANVLGLEGVRMMHDEALMQPVNIFTQMPSCAPSAPGMETTGFEISAEDVAEAMQWPGIIGLGEMMNFPGVSNADPQMLAEIAATQRAGKTVGGHYASPDLGPAFAAYVAGGPADDHEGTCEADAIARMRQGMRSMIRLGSAWYDVETQITAITEKGLDPRNMILCTDDSHSGTLVNDGHMNRVVRHAIDCGCDPVVALQMATINTATHFGLERDIGSLTPGRRADVVLTSDLKTLPIETVIARGQIVAEAGECLVDCPHYDWPEAARKTVNMARDLTRADFRIDAPKGANAVTANVIGVVENQAPTRALKFELPVTDGQVQSTGEVCQIALVERHRATGGVVNAFVSGFGYDGNMAMASTVAHDSHHMIVVGTDPEQMALAANRLREVGGGITIFRDGAELALVELPIAGLMSDSPATEVAAKAEQMMQAMRDCGCTLNNAYMQHSLLALVVIPELRISDLGLVDVRSFEFIPVLEPHS
- a CDS encoding AMP nucleosidase — encoded protein: MTKILTPNARPSEEFTDATAAVDRLTELYMEATGFLRDQFNAAMQDTPQEVRIRAFYPEVRFRTSSYARVDTRLAFGHVSSPGTFAATITRPDLFRNYLIQQIGLLLENHGQPVIIGPSDTPIPVHFAVTGESAMEIPQDGAAEFTLRDVFDVPDLSTTNDDIVNGTYVPQDDVRPLAPFTAQRVDYSLARLAHYTATDPEHFQCHVLFTNYQFYVTEFEEYARAQLNDPDSGYTSFVSTGNVEITAGDTPLGETQKTPQMPTYHLKRKDGSGITLVNIGVGPSNAKTATDHIAVLRPHAWLMVGHCAGLRNSQALGDFVLAHAYLREDHVLDDDLPVWTPIPALAEIQIALERAVAQVTQLEGYELKRVMRTGTVATIDNRNWELRDQSGPVQRLSQSRSIALDMESATIAANGYRFRVPYGTLLCVSDKPLHGELKLPGMASDFYKTQVARHLMIGIRAMELLRSTPLERIHSRKLRSFDETAFL
- a CDS encoding HU family DNA-binding protein, translating into MATKPMTKTQLVAALADEMGTDKKSAGAALDAVCNLITREVSGGGAVTLPGVGKIYCRERPERMVRNPATGEQFKKEADKVVKMTIAKALKDSVNG
- a CDS encoding ATP-dependent Clp protease proteolytic subunit produces the protein MQINLLDDTQSEKADGDRISALFFKSRNVVITGEINDKLAQRTVTHLLALAEESDDPINVYISSPGGHVESGDMVHDVIKFIRPKVRTIGSGWVASAGALIFVGAEKENRYCLPNTRFLLHQPSGGIGGQATDMMIQAEQIRIMRERFDQLFAEATGQTPEKIAADTARDFWLRASEAQDYGLVGHIINGIDQLK
- a CDS encoding DMT family transporter codes for the protein MDIRAILMGLIFAMMWSSAFTSARIIVADASPLFALSLRYLVSGLIGVGIALALGQSWRLTRAQWRATAIFGVLQNAMYLGLNFVAMQNIEASLAAIIASTMPLIVGFAAWVLYGERLKPLGVAGLVAGVVGVAIIMGARLSGGVDLTGVALCVIGVLALSAATLLVRGATSGGNFLMIVGLQMLVGCVALSVATLLFETPRINPSWPLVIAFTYTCLVPGLAATVVWFWLVNRIGATRAATFHFLNPFFGVLVAAVLLNESLGWREALGVLIITIGILAVQISRQSRQ
- a CDS encoding GlxA family transcriptional regulator, producing MNSARLIDQTTAPRSYAFVLLPGFSTLGFSCALDTLALANHHPSGQKFYKWRLISETGTPVRAYNGVSIEVDSGLTELDRNETLIVCAGENAGRGSTKPLLNWLRRETRKGMDYGALSSGTYTLALAGLIGGKRVTTHWEYKTALAEMLPDVIMEDTLYSVDGRVFTSAGNVASMDLMLHRVNKDYGNDIATWVADQMVYTVPRLHSQKQRMSLQSRPEVRNAKLLLALQIMENNLEDPLRPDEIAGVVSLSTRQLERLFAKYLSTSPKRYYLHLRLEKARNLLRQTDLSVTDVCVACGFKSLSHFSKSYRSAYGIPPGMEASDGKVLWSDSVHR
- the msrB gene encoding peptide-methionine (R)-S-oxide reductase MsrB encodes the protein MPRYEKNPDAIAALSPEEFHVTQESGTERPGTGKLLNNKEPGIYVDIVSGEPLFASSDKYESGCGWPSFTKPIEPAHVAELRDASLGMIRTEVRSTHGDSHLGHVFPDGPPDRGGLRYCINSASLRFVHRDDMQAEGYGDYLNQVEDIT
- the msrA gene encoding peptide-methionine (S)-S-oxide reductase MsrA, whose product is MSNERAVLAGGCFWGMQDLIRKRPGVVSTRVGYTGGDVPNATYRNHGTHAEGIEIIFDPAKTSYRELLEFFFQIHDPTTVNRQGNDIGMSYRSAIYFTDEQQKETALDTIADVEASGLWPGKVVTEVEPVSDFWEAEPEHQDYLERQPNGYTCHFARPDWVLPKRAAAE